The genomic stretch ACAAGAAatcatttttctcttttattctcgTCCACAAAAGTACATTGTACAGGTTAAAATTGCGATGAGAGCcacacatttgattttggtaaAGATTTCTCATATATatgaattgaattttatttacttgTTAGTGTAATAAAACGATTGTATTCTGATGACCGAAATCGGGGTCGTTTTTCCTatggctggcaaatcgtgcggatttggtcgttatcgggtcaacctgataatgacctaacccaataaggcctaacctgaacccgacctgttaaggaaactgtaaatccgaacacgaacccgacctgctaccttcaaatccgaacacgacctgcacccgacacgaacccgttatcgacacgatataatatgggttgacatgacacgataacaacctgaacctgatattacacgattaaaacctaatattacacgattaaaccataattttaacctaatttacacaattaaaattcgttttatactatttaagcctaatttataagaaattaaaaaattaaagttatatatatatatatatatatttaaataataataaaaataataatatattttttaatgggttacccgtatccgacccgcatccgacccgaacccaacccaacccgaaattatctggttcttaatgggtcaacccgataaggacacggatccaataagacttgaccccaacccaataatttcgtgcgaattcgtgtcagattatcgtgtcgtgtcgaaaattgtcagccctagttTTTCCTAATTAGCACTTTGATTTCTTGAATTGAGGTCATTTTTGCATGATCATGTCTTTTTTAGGGTTTGAGCCAGTGTAGAAGAGAAACTATGAGAAACGAAGTGTGAAATTTCTGCATAGAAAAGTCCAATTAAGTTGTTTTGGTTATTGCATGCATTGTTGAGTCAAATTAGAGGAATGCAAGTAAATACTACATTGACCCTCAAATAATTCAAACAtaataaagcaagtaaattaattaatgcaaCAAATAACAACATAGACCCTTGATTTAACAATGCAACAGATAATTACAAAAGCTCCTCTGCTCATAAGCTCTTCCATAACTTTAATTACTAGTTCAGAACTGTCATTTTACTATATACCAAGAGAGTGTAGAGTATAGTATCAATCACAAGACACCCTTCGCTAATACTCTACTCTCCTTTGCAAAATGACAAACAAATAAGGTGGCATCACAAGTGTAAAAAATGCACGTGAACCATGAAAACAAACACACCACACCCCATCAAATAATTGAAAATCCAACTCCAAGTTGTAGTGTTTGTGTGATCACAAACATATTTCCGTTCTCAATGAGAGGCTGCGAGATTCAGGCACTCGGCATCAACTACACTGTCCAAACCCACACCATCCTCAAACATGTCAACCTCACCGCCAACCCTTCGGAAATCCTCGCCATCGTCGGCCCCAGCGGCGCCGGAAAGTCCTCCTTGCTCGAGATCCTCGCCGGCAAACTCACCCCTCAAACCGCCTCCATATTCATCAACAACAAACCTATCAACAAACCACGTttcaaaaaaatgtccggctacGTCACGCAGCGCGACACCTTATTCCCCCTCCTCACCGTGGAGGAGACGCTCCGCTTCGGCGCgagcctccgcctccgcctcgcGGAGGCGGAGCTCGCCTCCAAGGTGAAGTCTCTCCTCTGCGAACTCGGGCTCACGCACGTCGCTGGAGCCAGAGTCGGCGACGACAGAGTCCGAGGCATCTCCGGAGGAGAGCGGCGGCGCGTGTCGATCGGGCTGGAGGTGATTCACGATCCGAAGGTGGTGATCCTCGACGAGCCGACGTCCGGCCTCGACAGCACCTCCGCGCACCAGATCATCGACATGCTCCACGTCATGGCGGAGGCCAGCGCCCGCACCATCATCCTCAGCATCCACCAGCCCAGCTTCCGCATCGTCAAGCTCTTCCACAACATCCTCCTCCTCGCCGCCGGCGCCGTCCTCCACCACGGCTCCGTCGATCTCCTCTCCGTCAACCTCATGCTCATGGACCTCCCCCTCCCCGTCCACGTCAACGCCGTCGAATTCGCCATCGAATCCATCGACGCCATCGCCGCCGCGGTGGAGGCcgcgccgccgcctccgccgcccaAAATCGCCGGTGGCACGTCCAAAACCGGCAAATTCACCCTCCAGCAGCTTTTCCAGCAATCGAAAGTGATCGACGAGGAATCAATCGACGTGGAAGTCGATCTCCCCCGCGGATTCGCAAATCCCCAAAttaaggaaaccctaattttaagCCATAGATTCTACAAAAACATACTCAGAAGTAAAGAGCTCTTCATGTGCCGGAGCCTCTCAATGCTTGCATCCGGCCTCGTCCTCGGCTCCATTTTCTACCAATTAAACGACGATTTACTCGGCGCGGAGGAGAGAGTTGGCCTTGTTGCATTCATCCTCACCTTCCTCCTCTCCAGCACGGTGGAGGCGCTGCCGGTTTTCCTCCAGGAAAAGGAGATAGTGATGAAGGAGACATCAAGCGGGAGCTACCGTGTCTCGTCTTACGCCGTCGCAAACGGCGTCGTTTACTTGCCATACTGCCTCATCCTCGCCCTCTTCTTCTCCGTACCGGTTTACTGGCTGGTCGGATTGAACCGGAGCGTAACCGCTTTCATGCATTTTGTATTACTAATATGGCTTATTCTTTACACTGCGAATTCAGTTGTGGTGTGTTTCAGCGCGCTGGTGCCGAATTTCATCGTGGGAAACTCGGTGATCTCAGCCGTGATGGGGTCGTTCTTCTTGTTCTCCGGCTACTTCATATCGAAGAATCAGCTGCCGAGATTTTGGGTGTTCATGCATTATATCTCGTTGTTTAAGTATCCGTTCGAAGGGCTGTTGATCAATGAGTTTTCGAGGTCGGGGAGGTGTTTGGAGACGATGTTGGATACGTGTGTGGTGAGGGGGGAGGATGTGTTGAGGGAGGAAGGGTATGGAGATGAAGGGAGTAGGTGGAAGAATTATGTGATCATGCTTTGCTTCATCTTGGTTTATAGGTTTGTTGCTTATCTTATTTTGAGGTATAAGTGCTCCTCTAATGCTGGGGTGAGAGGTTTCGTGGTTTGAAATGTTTATGTGaccacaattttattttttatttgtggtGTCTTGAATGAATTAAttgtttaatattttgattgTGTCGTGACTTGTGTGTATTGATCTTGGTGATGGGGTTTCGTATAACGTAAAGATTGTAAGAAATTTGGAATTTGATGAACATCAATTTTGTTTGATGGTTTCTTGGAAATGAATGAGGCTCAAGTTCGAgagatttaatttgtttttaggGTTAGTGGAGTGTATACCAGCTTTGGAtaaattcttattttaattataaactttgaaaagtaaataaattcatgaatttttaatcataataattaaaaatgactTCGTTTTGTTTGTCACGTCTGTTCCAGTTTGGGAAAATTTTATTCCGTGATAAGCTACAAACAAATTAAACTAGCCAGGGTTGGGAAAACGTTTGGTCTGGGAGAAAAGAAGAATATTAGGccaataatagtagtattgtCGTACATGCATGTCATCAATTATTACGTATTACTAATATAATTACCTGGTTGTTGAGCTTGCACAGTGTAAACAGTGTTCATTCTTAAAGCTACAAATAAATCGACATAGCATGAATTATTGatttaatgaataaaatatgaggtGTGAAACAGGGCAAATCACATGTCTGCAAATATTATGCACTTCCCAATCCGTGAGGCACGCTAGCTAGATTGTTGTATAAAGCTCCTATATATATCCACCTCGCACtgacaactctctctctctctctctctctctctctcccaacAACTCTTGATTTTTACTATTTCAACTTTCTAACCAAAAGGTTTGGTCTTGTCCATCCTTACAGTACATCCCTTCCTTTAGATATGGAGCACGGCTGCAAGGGGCGCCGGTTAGGATActttctgaaaataaaatagttttGGATGAGATTACATTTATTTGAACTAGATCAAACTAGTCAGCAATAGAATAAATGGGTATTAATCGGATGAATGGAGTACTACATTTACCATAGTGCAATctccaaaaaaataagaaaatctaGTTCAACCACTACCTGCATGCTAAAACATTGATGAATTGGTTTACCACTAACTAAAATGGATTTAAATTCTGttagtataaaaataaaagggcTGGTTCGAACAATGCTATTAGTAGAGATTCCAAGTCTATCAAAGCCACAAAATAGTAGTAAGAAGAGCTACAATTTCGGAACCTGCAGCATCAACCTATTAATACAGAGTATATGTACATCATAGGAGATCTGATTCAGCTGCAGAAGAGGTGGGTGGTGAAAGCCTCTTTGAATTAGTATTTGATTTTCTTCTTTATGTCCCGAGATAAAGCATCATCTGTTTCTGCATATGGTACAAGGTCTATATGCGTATTATGGAAGCGCTTGATGAATCTGGATCCCCTCTGTAGTTGATTTCTACAAAAAACCCACCTCCCTCGCCTCTGGCGAGTCGCCCAGGATTCACACAGATACACTTGACTTGCTCTTCTCCATCTGCATCTTCAACACCGACCACCTGTTCAAGAATAAAAGAGAATTCAACTTGTAGCATTCTGCATTTTCCAGTAGTTCCTTATAATCTCTGGTTATTACGTAGGGTGATGTGTATTTTGGGTGATCCACTACATACTTTGAGCTTATTAGATCAAACTAACCGTCAAATATTCAACCACATGTGCTGTAAATTCAATCTCTCACTTGAAGTAAATGCCTACATAACTCAAGTAAAATACTATATTATCTAACAAATGACATGGAAAGAAGCTAGGTTCCTGACCTTCACAAAGTGAGCCAAGTCTGAAGGTAATATTAGTATATCTGGGATCGATGAGAAGTGTAGCGCTTTGCTTGCTAGAGAGAAATCCAAGGGAACATCTTCTAAAGGAGGATACAGTGGATAGAAGCTGTTCCATAGAACAAAGCTATGAATAATAACATAACATAGAAGCAAAGAAGAGAACTTTTTCTCTGACTCATCAAGTACAATCTCTGAGTATTTCCTTTCAACGTACCTTTGTTGGGATAATACATGCTTAGCTAGATTTGTCAACCTCTGCTTCGACCCCCCTTGAGGATTTCGACAGATTTCCTCAGCACTGAGATGTTTAAGTATATCAACAGTGCAGCAAGCCACTTTCACCTGTAAAAAAGATCGATCAAGAAAAACCACTGTAAGGACAGTAATCTTATCTGTCATTTACTAAGGGTTGCAACTTGCAATCATGCGGAAGGATAGGTTGAGTTTGAATGGCGATAGTCTGAATACTTTTGCATTTTAACCGTAACAAATAGTAAGTGGCGTTAAAGAGATTGTCATTTTGCACTGTCCCCAACCCTCCAGGCCCCAACACCcaaaatataggagtattttttaaagaaatagCGCAGTAACTGTATGCTCATGAAAGAGTATTTACTGATATTCTTACCCGATTAGCAGAAAACATCCCTGGATTGGAGATACTCTTTATCTGTAAGAGAAAGTATCATTTGTgtccaaaaagaaaataaaataattgtagCACATAAAGAATTTTATGTACCTGATTACTAAAATCTGCAGGATGAATTTCAAAAGCAGGCTGTTCAACAACCAGCATAATAGGTTTACTATCTTAATAGGAAAATTTAGCAGCATAGTAAAATAGAGGAAATAGTGAATAGATCACCTGAGGAAATACATAATCGTGATTCGCATCTCTGATAGATGGCATAAGAATCACTCGCACTGTAGAGCCCATATAATCGACATAATCTTGAAGCTGCATAAGCAATCAATGGTATCATTATAAGTATAAGATGTTGAAAATGTTAATGTCACAGGCTTTATGTGTTTTCATTTGCAAGACCTTTCCAAGAATCTCAACGCAAAACAATTCATCAAAGGTCTGATTAATGATTCCTTTCTTGAGCTCTGGATGATCAGAATCAATAAACGGTCCTAGCTGTCAAGTAATAAAATGAAGTAAGGGACTAGTTTATTTTCATCCTCGTCATTtctagataaaaaaaatcaacgaGTGTTTGGAATCCCTACCAACACAAGCAACTGAGGTTGCTTTCGCTGTGCATAAGCCAGAAGATCGTTTAGAGGCTGGAATAATAAATTATCACTCGTAGTAAAAGGACCCGCTGCAACAATCTGTTGAAAAATAAACCAATCAAGATATTGTACTTAGACCTTTTTGCTTGAGTAATAAATGTTACTTTCACCCTAAAGAAGGTTTACTGCTGCAAAAACAACACTTTTAGAGGTTAAATTAATCCAAGTTACTcctattaaattattgcaatgAATAAATCAAAGAAGATGATCCAGAAAATCAACCTCTTGGAGTCTTGGGCAACAATACTAGTCTAGGGAATTCAATTAAGACTACACTGGTCTTTTAAGAAAAATGCAAATTGCGGTCAAAATTTCACGTATTTAATAATGGTTGCCAATAGACAGATCCTCAAAAAGGCCCATCATTAGTTTATCTGGCCAATTATGCCAATTATACATCTCAAATAAAGACGATAAGAAGGCACTGGCATACAGGCAGTTAACACTTAACACatgtaaaaaagaaaatcaacAAGCAAGAGTATAATGGTAGGTTGCAAAGTATTGGAAGATTCAAATGTCATACCAGCGACACCTCTGGTGTATCTAGTGAGGGTTCCCTTAGCTGAAGATCGCGATCCAAAGCTTGTTTTTTCGAAGGATGTTCCTCATCAGTAGCAGCAGACAAGGGTGGATAATTAATAATACGTGATGCAATAACACAATGTCCACTAGGATTACGCCCTTCAACAGCCACTACCTATATCATGTCGAAAATCGAAGGTATTTAGAGTATCATATAGTATATCACTGAAGATGAAATTTGCTCCATCGGTAAAACTCATTCCAACCTGGCCTGGAAAAATAGAATATTGGCTTAATTTTTGCAAGTCAAGACGAACTCGCTGCCCACCAGAATGCTCCACactgaaaaaaaaatccacACCACGCAGAACATTAATAGGCAGCAATAAGACAACTGTAGGACAAAATCAAGAGTTAATCATCTAAGCAGTAGCAAACTAGTCTTTCAGAATGTGACATAAAATCGAGTCATGATACTATGCAAAGGAAAAGCATTTACCTGCTTTGCAACAAAGTTCCCTTTTCCTTCAGACGGCCTTCCTCCTCGCAACAGATCATGCCAACAGCAAAAATGCTTTCCTGGGATGTAGTAATAATTTATGAAAGGAAAAGACACCACATTAGTGCAAAGCCAATGGGAACACGAGAGTCATGTTGATAGAAACTATCCTTCCAATCAAAGTTTGTTAATGTCACCTCTTCTAAGACAAGTGGAGAAGTTAATACCTGAGAAGCTACAGAAGGATCAACTGGTTCATCATACCGCCCAGAGGACACATATGCAGTAGCTCGTTTTTTTATGCAATTTTCCAGGAAATTAAACTGAACTCCACAATAAATATTTAGAATGcttgaaaaaaagaaaactacAATTATCAAATTAACAAAACACAACAATACCTTGTCCTCAATTCTATCATACATGAACCTGCAACCAGGCTCAGGCTGAGATCTATCAATTATCAGAGAACACTCTTTACTAGGTTGAACTCTCCTGATGATCTCATCTTCAGAATTTGCATTACCGTCCTCTGCTTTAATAGTTTGCATGTCTAGATGCTCATTAAGCGTCAATTGCACGATAAACTTATTCTTTCTTGACCCAAAAGGTGTCACTGGTTCTAGAGGTTTTGCAGAGGTAAGCTTGATGCTATTCGTCCTTTGTGCTGAATCAGATGATTTCTGAAGCGATAATGTGTGCTTATCAGGGGGGGTATCGAGTACGGCTTCTGTTTCTCCATAGTTACCATTCAATATCCTGTTTGAAATTGCATACTTATTGTAACTTACTCAGTAATCAAAATCCCATGACTGAAAATACACtatagaaaagaaaacaaaatggTTCCAATAatcaaaagaaaaggaaaaaaagggcATAATAAATTATAGGAAGGGTAGTAGATATCAGGTCGACCTGATCTAGATGCTCGCAGAATTCAAACTTGAAAATGAAAGTGTTTTGTAAGAAATAACAACATTGACCCTTGAAATTGCAGAACACTACTCACATAGATACATCATTAGAGTACAGATGCAACCCAGATGCTTTCTCTTTGACTTTATCCACCTGTTCATTTTGCAACTGCTCCAAAAAGGGACCCATATGTGAGCTCCGCACTGTAGAGTCCAGGCCCCTGTTACAATAAAAGATCAAACATGTTTAGACTGATCACATCCTCATTCCTAAACATATAAAAACTAGCTCCCAAAAGAAAAGGATGACACAAATTTCTCTTTAAAAATACAAGTCTGCAAATGTAAGATATTAATGTATCAGAACATAAATTTCCCATTGAACCATTCAGAAACTGGCTCATTTAACAATTATATTGCATCTGTATATTTTACAGACCTTCTAAACGCAGATTAGTGGAGGATCATAAAATGCCTTACGCTACTTACACGCGCTTTGTTGCCTTGAGGAAGAATTATTTGATTATAAATATAAGTTCTTGAATTGTGAAATACTAAGTAATCTTGATCACACAGAGATAGATAATCAGCTgctacaaatataaaaataggtcaagaacttcatttcatttccaCAAGCTTCATAAGGTTCAAAGCTTGCTTTATTCTTTTTAACCAATAATGTCACTGAAGCACATCTGAAATAACTCAGATGGGCCATCTAAACTAGTGGATGCGCCATACATGGGACCAGTATTAAAACAGGGGAAAGGAAGTTCGAAAATCTGATTAATTATTCTGTCAACTACCATCGCTTGTTAGGCTGGAGAAACTGAACAAATAGAAAGGAAAAATTGCTTCCAATAAGATGGAATTCATCCAAATCCTGACCTGTTGATAGAGTACAAATCCCAGTGGGCGACAATGTCCGACGCGCTGAACTTGTATTGTATACAAAATGTCAGACCTGAACAATTTCGGTGAGTTCGAATCAAAATCAAACCAATAATATGATTTTGGGGACAGAGTTATTCAATGCACGAAAGGCgactcagaaaaaaaaaactcacatTTCTGGAGAATCTCTTCCTCGTCGTCGAGAGTGAATCCTCCCTTGGTGAATTCTTCTTTGATTTCCTCTTCCATTTTACCGGAAATGTGGAGTTCAGTAGCAGTAGGGTTTGTTTCGAGATTCAGCTTTCACGAGAGCAGTGGAGTAGTAAAATGGCGGGAAACATTTGCCGCCAGCgatatatattttcatttttttttcttctaattttgCCCTCAGTTTCGGCCCAATGATATAACTACTTGGGCTTGACCaatttgttaaaaaaatttcaaaagttATGACCAAAACTTAACAACTTTTTAATATTAGTAACAgtattccttttttattttccagactttattttattttggctAGTTCTATCTGAATTATCATGGATTGTAGCTTGTATTTTTCCTATTTTGAaggtgaaaataaaaaatggactAAAAACAATTACAAAGACTACCTATGGAGTTGTGGTGAAAAGATATGCggaaaattatagtactattaataACTTGTTTGGGCAACTGCAAACTCCATAGAATCACGAAATATCCATTGAAATATCTTGAGTATTATTGGCATTAATAATAGATATATTAATAACAACATTTGAGCAtcgattaataaaaaaattagcaGCACCTTGCGCAGCATTAATTCAAATTGGCAAGcttatagtactaataatttaGACAACTTTAACAAGATATCCATATTAAAAACAAAACCAAATATAGAAAGACTATAACCAAACAGGTAACAAATGCTCTCGTAGCTCAGTTGGTTAGAGCACCCGTTTAGTAAgcgggaggtcttgagttcgactctCAACGAGAGCATATTGTGTGTCGTTCCTCTTCTTTTTACATTAGtataaaattttggtttttactTCGCATATACAAAAATAACGATATTGATAGAAATCATTTCACATCAACTAGTCCATTTCTTTGCTCAAATAAGTTATTGAACACGATCCAGATAAATAGCAATACAATGGGTTAAAAATATTGAGGTATATTACCTACTCTAGGAACTATACTATTTACCTATAATAATAAATGAATTTTCACCaaaaagatgaagaaaaaaTGACAAATAGTCTACTACAGCTAAAAAAACCATGTGGCTACTCTTATGCAAGTCAGCACCTCTATCCCTTTGCTGATGGTGTTAAGTAACTCGGGCAGCTTTCCCGTTTTCTTTGACAAAATATTAGTACAACAGAATTCATAAGTTACTTTCTCAGACAGCGCGACACCAGTAGCTGCGGTAGCATTTTTGTTCTCAGCTGGACACCTTTTGTCTCACAAGACCGTATATATTACAGTTGGGCGTAGAGCAGTTCATTCCATGTGTCGGGAATGCCTGGAAGGCACCAGTGTAAGCAATCATTTACACCTTCCGATGCTTTCCTGCTGTAGTGCGATATATGAGCCTCATCCCGAAGTTCAGAAAGAGCAGTTATATCCAAAATCTTAACCATAGTGCCACTGACAGCATCTTCCACAACCGGGTCACTTGATTGATTTTGAAAAACTTCACTCCCCTTCGATAAGGGGGAGAGATTGTTGCAGCTACCCCCCGTGTTCCACTCACCATTGGCAAAATGTCTTGGTGATATTGTTCGAAGGAAAACCTTGAGGTGTGGATATAGAGGAATTTGTGAGTCGAACCATCTGGCAATGCTGTATAGTGTGTAATTTTTTGCATTTCCCATCTCAGCTAGTTTTCTGTTGATGACCTGCTTTCCTTCGGCATACATAAGCCATTTGTTTGCCCTAAGCTTCCCTCTGTTCCAGTGATGACCTGTGTTGAGAATCACTACATCAAGCTGGGGGAGATAGCGTTCCAAAAAAGCTGGGGGACGGTCCAAATGCATGGCATATTCAGTGGCTGGGTCAGTGATGTTTATTGGTTCTATGCCGCAAAGACTTGCTGACCAGTAATACAGTATAGTGGAATTGGTAGCGGGAAACCGATATGCCCATCCATCGGGTCGGATGGCTCCTTTCGATTTGGTAAGGCCAAATTTCCATTCAACGCTCTCAACTTCTGGCTTCTCCTCGCCACCAGAGGCCATGCACATAAGAGACTG from Salvia splendens isolate huo1 chromosome 15, SspV2, whole genome shotgun sequence encodes the following:
- the LOC121769422 gene encoding ABC transporter G family member 5-like — encoded protein: MHVNHENKHTTPHQIIENPTPSCSVCVITNIFPFSMRGCEIQALGINYTVQTHTILKHVNLTANPSEILAIVGPSGAGKSSLLEILAGKLTPQTASIFINNKPINKPRFKKMSGYVTQRDTLFPLLTVEETLRFGASLRLRLAEAELASKVKSLLCELGLTHVAGARVGDDRVRGISGGERRRVSIGLEVIHDPKVVILDEPTSGLDSTSAHQIIDMLHVMAEASARTIILSIHQPSFRIVKLFHNILLLAAGAVLHHGSVDLLSVNLMLMDLPLPVHVNAVEFAIESIDAIAAAVEAAPPPPPPKIAGGTSKTGKFTLQQLFQQSKVIDEESIDVEVDLPRGFANPQIKETLILSHRFYKNILRSKELFMCRSLSMLASGLVLGSIFYQLNDDLLGAEERVGLVAFILTFLLSSTVEALPVFLQEKEIVMKETSSGSYRVSSYAVANGVVYLPYCLILALFFSVPVYWLVGLNRSVTAFMHFVLLIWLILYTANSVVVCFSALVPNFIVGNSVISAVMGSFFLFSGYFISKNQLPRFWVFMHYISLFKYPFEGLLINEFSRSGRCLETMLDTCVVRGEDVLREEGYGDEGSRWKNYVIMLCFILVYRFVAYLILRYKCSSNAGVRGFVV
- the LOC121766332 gene encoding DNA polymerase alpha subunit B-like, which encodes MEEEIKEEFTKGGFTLDDEEEILQKCLTFCIQYKFSASDIVAHWDLYSINRGLDSTVRSSHMGPFLEQLQNEQVDKVKEKASGLHLYSNDVSMILNGNYGETEAVLDTPPDKHTLSLQKSSDSAQRTNSIKLTSAKPLEPVTPFGSRKNKFIVQLTLNEHLDMQTIKAEDGNANSEDEIIRRVQPSKECSLIIDRSQPEPGCRFMYDRIEDKFNFLENCIKKRATAYVSSGRYDEPVDPSVASQESIFAVGMICCEEEGRLKEKGTLLQSSVEHSGGQRVRLDLQKLSQYSIFPGQVVAVEGRNPSGHCVIASRIINYPPLSAATDEEHPSKKQALDRDLQLREPSLDTPEVSLIVAAGPFTTSDNLLFQPLNDLLAYAQRKQPQLLVLLGPFIDSDHPELKKGIINQTFDELFCVEILGKLQDYVDYMGSTVRVILMPSIRDANHDYVFPQPAFEIHPADFSNQIKSISNPGMFSANRVKVACCTVDILKHLSAEEICRNPQGGSKQRLTNLAKHVLSQQSFYPLYPPLEDVPLDFSLASKALHFSSIPDILILPSDLAHFVKVVGVEDADGEEQVKCICVNPGRLARGEGGGFFVEINYRGDPDSSSASIIRI
- the LOC121768092 gene encoding protein trichome birefringence-like 14, which gives rise to MKGGQSSRFWGRHSSLTLAALFLTTIFFWSWENNPLLTSLLSAQEQFLMHTSVDHFHDTSLLSNPLELEEDSVSQLPEYTEDGITIKPSESDMDEMTTPVYERKDQNRVSDSHIKKRACDYGKGRWVADNRRPLYSGLGCKQWLSDMWACRLTQRTDFSYEGYRWQPNDCEMPEFQGSEFLRRMQDKTIAFIGDSLGRQQFQSLMCMASGGEEKPEVESVEWKFGLTKSKGAIRPDGWAYRFPATNSTILYYWSASLCGIEPINITDPATEYAMHLDRPPAFLERYLPQLDVVILNTGHHWNRGKLRANKWLMYAEGKQVINRKLAEMGNAKNYTLYSIARWFDSQIPLYPHLKVFLRTISPRHFANGEWNTGGSCNNLSPLSKGSEVFQNQSSDPVVEDAVSGTMVKILDITALSELRDEAHISHYSRKASEGVNDCLHWCLPGIPDTWNELLYAQL